One region of Lampris incognitus isolate fLamInc1 chromosome 4, fLamInc1.hap2, whole genome shotgun sequence genomic DNA includes:
- the LOC130111570 gene encoding keratin-associated protein 10-11-like — MQGQRAAGPVCCRASVLSGPVCCRASVLSGPVCCQGQCAVRASVLQGQHAAGPACSRASVLQGQRAVCCRASVLQGQCAAGPACSRASMQQGQHAAGPACCQGQCAAGPACSRASMQQGQHAAGPVCCQGQCAVRASVLSGPVCCRASVLQGQCAAGPACCRASVLQGQRAAGPVCCQGQCAAGPVCCQGQCAAGPVCCQGQCAAGPVCCRASVLQGQRAVRASVLQGQCAAGPVCCQGQCAAGPVCCQGQCAAGPVCCQGQCAAGPVCCRASVLQGQCAVRASVLQGQCAVRASVLQGQCAVRASVLQGQCAAGPVCCQGQCAAGPVCCQGQCAVRASVLQGQCAVRASVLQGQCAAGPVCCRASVLSGPVCCRASVLQGQCAVRASVLQGQCAVRASVLQGQCAVRASVLQGQCAAGPVCCRASVLQGAAKPAVITSCPVFYIICRDVFMS, encoded by the coding sequence ATGCAGGGCCAGCGTGCTGCAGGGCCAGTGTGCTGCAGGGCCAGTGTGCTGTCAGGGCCAGTGTGCTGCAGGGCCAGTGTGCTGTCAGGGCCAGTGTGCTGTCAGGGCCAGTGTGCTGTCAGGGCCAGTGTGCTGCAGGGCCAGCATGCAGCAGGGCCAGCATGCAGCAGGGCCAGTGTGCTGCAGGGCCAGCGTGCTGTGTGCTGCAGGGCCAGTGTGCTGCAGGGCCAGTGTGCTGCAGGGCCAGCATGCAGCAGGGCCAGCATGCAGCAGGGCCAGCATGCAGCAGGGCCAGCGTGCTGTCAGGGCCAGTGTGCTGCAGGGCCAGCATGCAGCAGGGCCAGCATGCAGCAGGGCCAGCATGCAGCAGGGCCAGTGTGCTGTCAGGGCCAGTGTGCTGTCAGGGCCAGTGTGCTGTCAGGGCCAGTGTGCTGCAGGGCCAGCGTGCTGCAGGGCCAGTGTGCTGCAGGGCCAGCGTGCTGCAGGGCCAGTGTGCTGCAGGGCCAGCGTGCTGCAGGGCCAGTGTGCTGTCAGGGCCAGTGTGCTGCAGGGCCAGTGTGCTGTCAGGGCCAGTGTGCTGCAGGGCCAGTGTGCTGTCAGGGCCAGTGTGCTGCAGGGCCAGTGTGCTGCAGGGCCAGTGTGCTGCAGGGCCAGCGTGCTGTCAGGGCCAGTGTGCTGCAGGGCCAGTGTGCTGCAGGGCCAGTGTGCTGTCAGGGCCAGTGTGCTGCAGGGCCAGTGTGCTGTCAGGGCCAGTGTGCTGCAGGGCCAGTGTGCTGTCAGGGCCAGTGTGCTGCAGGGCCAGTGTGCTGCAGGGCCAGTGTGCTGCAGGGCCAGTGTGCTGTCAGGGCCAGTGTGCTGCAGGGCCAGTGTGCTGTCAGGGCCAGTGTGCTGCAGGGCCAGTGTGCTGTCAGGGCCAGTGTGCTGCAGGGCCAGTGTGCTGCAGGGCCAGTGTGCTGTCAGGGCCAGTGTGCTGCAGGGCCAGTGTGCTGTCAGGGCCAGTGTGCTGTCAGGGCCAGTGTGCTGCAGGGCCAGTGTGCTGTCAGGGCCAGTGTGCTGCAGGGCCAGTGTGCTGCAGGGCCAGTGTGCTGCAGGGCCAGCGTGCTGTCAGGGCCAGTGTGCTGCAGGGCCAGCGTGCTGCAGGGCCAGTGTGCTGTCAGGGCCAGTGTGCTGCAGGGCCAGTGTGCTGTCAGGGCCAGTGTGCTGCAGGGCCAGTGTGCTGTCAGGGCCAGTGTGCTGCAGGGCCAGTGTGCTGCAGGGCCAGTGTGCTGCAGGGCCAGCGTGCTGCAGGGAGCAGCAAAACCCGCTGTAATCACCTCGTGTCCTGTGTTTTACATCATATGCCGTGACGTGTTCATGTCATGA
- the nrn1lb gene encoding neuritin 1-like b — protein MKSHPDTVSMLLPLALSLGLFPVCFAAVIPVSCGSIYKSFAQCLLTLGDSLVDTQKDQNTQDIDSICRSWNAFHVCASSAMAGCPGEAAAVWESLRQESRKTQFSGNLYDVCASRTTLPPSTAPAPSSPLSSDQSNQETLKGCTPDHGPDLAALLLPLCCSLLLLPRI, from the exons ATGAAGTCCCATCCAGACACCGTGAGCATGCTGCTGCCTCTCGCCCTCAGCCTCG GTTTGTTCCCGGTGTGTTTCGCAGCGGTAATCCCCGTTTCCTGCGGCTCCATCTACAAGAGCTTCGCTCAGTGTCTGCTCACACTCGGGGACAGTTTGGTGGACACGCAGAAAGACCAGAACACGCAGGACATCGACTCAAtctgcag GTCGTGGAATGCTTTCCATGTCTGCGCCAGCTCGGCGATGGCTGGATGTCCCGGGGAAGCGGCGGCCGTGTGGGAGTCTCTGAGACAAGAATCCAGGAAGACCCAATTTTCGGGGAACCTCTACGATGTGTGCGCCAGCCGCACCACCCTCCCACCCAGCACCGCGCCGGCACCGTCGAGCCCCCTATCGTCCGACCAGAGCAACCAGGAGACACTGAAGGGCTGCACGCccgaccacggccctgacctcgCCGCACTCCTCCTCCCTCTGTGCTGCTCGCTGCTGCTCCTGCCCAGGATATAG